One part of the Sarcophilus harrisii chromosome 5, mSarHar1.11, whole genome shotgun sequence genome encodes these proteins:
- the LOC116419550 gene encoding uncharacterized protein LOC116419550, which translates to MSAVTPSRAISSGALCFASLPSSRSLRSLFSCRGTEERGAEAGEGRCPGRHLAPAPDWERRRAPGARGAERGGGGRSYGRERTAPPAPGPSLAASVTEARRPAREEAAPRAGPLLGSRLPESSQGDGERGTGAHPESAAPAPETPSPAAAASALKLLAAAEPVGGGVLVPGHRAAAAPSWRGQGAGEQHLGG; encoded by the exons ATGTCAGCAG TCACTCCGTCTAGGGCGATTTCTTCGGGGGCTCTCTGCTTTGCATCGCTACCTTCTTCTCGCAGCCTCCGCTCGCTCTTCTCTTGCCGGGGCACGGAGGAGCGAGGTGCCGAGGCAGGGGAGGGGAGATGTCCTGGACGCCACCTGGCCCCAGCCCCTGACTGGGAGCGTCGGCGCGCGCCGGGGGCCCGCGGAGCCGAGCGCGGGGGAGGTGGCCGGAGCTACGGGAGGGAGCGCACCGCCCCGCCAGCCCCGGGTCCCAGCCTCGCAGCCTCAGTGACAGAAGCGCGGCGGCCGGCTCGGGAGGAGGCGGCACCGCGGGCTGGACCGCTTCTGGGCAGCCGCCTGCCCGAGAGCAGCCAGGGCGACGGCGAGCGAGGGACGGGGGCACACCCGGAGAGCGCGGCGCCCGCCCCAGAGACCCCTTCGCCGGCTGCCGCCGCCTCCGCTCTCAAGCTTCTCGCGGCCGCTGAGCCAGTGGGCGGAGGGGTGCTTGTGCCCGGGCACCGGGCGGCCGCCGCTCCCTCATGGCGGGGCCAGGGGGCAGGGGAGCAGCATCTCGGAGGATGA